The Bacillus zhangzhouensis region CGGATGGATTGGAATGGCAAGAATTGTGAGAGGTCAGGTTCTTCAGTTGAAAAGCCAGGAATATGTCCTTGCCTCAAAAACCTTTGGGGCCAAAAGCCTGCGGATCATTCGCCGCAACCTTCTGCCGAATACGATGGGGCCGATTATTGTCCAGATGACTTTGACTGTGCCGACTGCGATATTTGCTGAAGCGTTCCTCAGTTTTCTCGGTTTAGGTATTCAAGCGCCGTTTGCAAGCTGGGGCGTGATGGCCAATGATGCTTTGCCGACTGTGCTGTCAGACAATGGACATTGGTGGCGTTTATTTTTCCCGGCATTTTTTATTTCACTCACGATGTTTTGCTTTAACAATTTAGGTGATGGCTTGCAAGATGCGCTTGATCCAAAGATGAAGAGGTGATGGTGCTGTGAAAAAAGTTCTACAAATCATCGATCTGCACGTCAGTTTTCGGACATACGGCGGTTCAGTTCAAGCGGTACGCGGAGTGAATGTCGATGTATATGAAAAAGAAACCTTGGCCATTGTGGGAGAATCAGGCTGCGGAAAAAGTGTGACATCACAAAGCATTATGAGGCTTCTGCCTGCATACAGCGCACATGTCGATCAGGGAGAAATCTGGTTTCAAGACCGCAACTTGCTGTCATTATCTGAAAAAGAAATGCGCGCCATACGAGGTATCGATATTTCGATGATCTTCCAAGATCCGATGACGGCACTGAACCCAACGTTGACAATAGGAGATCAGCTGATGGAGGCGGCGAAGGAGCATCAAAAGCTGACGAAAAAAGAAGTGAAAGAAGCCGCCATACAGATGCTTGATTTGGTCGGCATTCCGCAGCCAAAGGAGAGATTAACGCAATACCCGCACCAATTCAGCGGGGGAATGAGGCAGCGGCTCATGATTGCAATGGCGCTGATTTGTGAGCCAAAGGTGCTGATCGCAGATGAACCGACGACTGCGCTGGATGTGACCATACAGGCACAAATTTTAGAGCTGTTTAAAGAGATTCAGAGGAAAACAGGTGTCACCATTATCTTAATCACACACGACTTAGGGGTCGTAGCCCAAGTTGCCGACCGGGTGGCGGTCATGTACGGAGGGAAAATGGTTGAAACCGGAACAAGCCAGGATATTTTTTACAGTCCGCAGCATCCTTATACAAAAGGTCTTCTGCAATCCGTTCCAAGACTTGATATGAAAGATGAACTTATCCCGATTGAAGGAAGTCCGCCTGATTTATTTGCTCCGCCAAAGGGTTGTCCGTATACCGATCGCTGCCCGGCTGCCATGAAAGTGTGTGATCATATCATGCCGCACGAAACGCAGCGGTCACCTACTCATACAGTGCATTGCTGGCTCCAGGATGAGCGAGCGAATCAAGCGATTCTATCTTCAACACAAAGGGGGAGTTTTTGATGAGAAAAAAAGGGTGGATCATTAGTGTTTGTTTGTTCATCATTATGCTGCTCGCAGGATGTACAGCCAATGAGCAAGCAGGTAAAGGATCATCAAGCAATAAGAATGAAAAGAAAGTATTAACCTTAAATAACGAAAACGAACCGACGTCATTTGACCCGCCGATTGGTTTTAATAATGTATCGTGGCAAGGTCTGAATAACCTAATGGAGGGATTAACGAGACTGAATGAAAAGCATGAACCATCTCCTGCAATGGCAGAAAAATGGGAGATGTCAGACGGTGGCAAAACGTACACATTTCATTTAAGAGACGGCATCAAGTGGTCGAATGGTGACCCCGTGAAAGCGAGTGACTTTGAATATGCTTGGAAGCGTCTGCTCGATCCGAAAACAGGCTCCTCTGCATCGTTCTTAGCTTACATGATTGAAGGCGGAGAGGCATTTAACAGCGGCAAAGGAAAGAAAGAAGACGTAAAAGTCAGTGCTGAAAATGACAAAACGCTAAAGGTCACACTGGCATACCCGCAGAAATCGTTCTTAAATATGACTGCAAACCCTGCCTTTTTCCCTGTCAATGAGAAGGTAGCTGAGAAGAACCCAAACTGGGCAAAGGATGCCGAGACGTTTGTTGGGAATGGACCGTTTCAGCTGACAGAATGGAAACATGATGAGAGCTTCATTATGGAAAAAAGTAAGACGTATTGGGACAAAAGAACAGTCAAGCTGGACCAAGTGAAGTGGCTGATGATCAGTGATCGAAACACTGATTATCAAATGTATCAATCAGGAGATTTAGATACTGCCTTTGTGCCAGCAGAACAAAGTGAAAATCTGTTGAAAAATAAAGATGTGCAAATTGAAGATCAGGCTGGACTGTTCTTTTATCGTCTGAATGTGAACATGGAACCTTTTCAAAATAAGAACATTCGCAAAGCCTTTCAAATGGCGGTAAATCCGCAAGATATCGTGGAGTATGTAACGAAGAATAAAGAGAAGCCAGCTCGCGCCTTCGTTTCACCGGGGATTTTAGATTCAAAGGGTGAGGATTTCAGAGAAGCTGGTGGCGATCTTGTCAAACAAGATACGAGTGAAGCGGCCAAGCTATTAGAAAAAGGGCTGAAAGAAGAGAACTATTCGAAGCTGCCGCCCGTCACATTAACATATAGCACAAAGCCTGAGAACAAGAAAAAAGCTGAAGCTATCCAGCAACAATTAAAAGAAGCGCTGGGGGTGGACGTGAAGCTTGCAAATATGGAAGCCAATGTATTTGCAGAAGATCAAAAGGCACTGAAATTCCAATTCTCGCAAAGTTCATTTTTAGCAGACTATGCAGATCCCATCAATTTCCTAGAGAGTTTCCAATCAGGGAATGCGATGAACAGGACTGGATGGTCAAACGACACCTATGATCAGCTGATGAAAAAGGCGAGCCAGGAAGCAGATGAACAAAAGAGAAACAGCATCCTTCATGATGCAGAGGCACTTCTCATTGAAGAAGCACCGATCATTCCAATTCATTTTTATAACCAAGTCCAATTACAAAAAGAAGGCGTAAAGGGAATTGTCCGCCACCCTGTTGGGTATATCGACTTGAAATGGGCGCAAGTAGATGGAGAGTAATTAAAGGAACACGGACGCTTTGAACAAAAGCGTCTGTTCCTTTAAATTCGTTCATGTGATGGAGAAGATGCCCATAGATTGAAAGAAACAAAGAGAAAGAGGGGATTGGCATGAACCAGCTGCCAGCGGCACTTCAAACAGGGGATACGGTGGGGATTATTGCACCAGCAAGCCCGCCTGATGAATTGACATTAGCAAAAGGAATTGCCTTTTTAGAAAGCCTCGGGCTGAAGGTGAAAAAAGGGAAGTATCTGGGACGCCGATACGGATATTTAGCAGGGCGTGATCATGAAAGAGTGGAAGATCTTCATGGCATGTTTCAAGATCCAGAAGTTAAAGCAGTTATTTGTGCCTGCGGAGGGTACGGAACTGGAAGACTTGCGGAAGCCATTGACTATGATCTCATTCGCCGGAATCCAAAAATCTTTTGGGGTTATAGTGACATTACGTTTTTACATACGGCCATCCAGCAGCAGACAGGCCTTGTGACCTTTCATGGTCCAATGCTTTCCTCTGATGTGGGTCTTGAAGAGGTTCATCCGTATACGAAGGATACCTTTTTGCAGCTGTTCACGCCGAAGACCTTTACGTATACGCATCATTTTTCACCTCTTTATACCTTCTACCCCGGCACCGCTTCAGGTGACATCATAGGAGGGAATCTTGCCCTCATCGTGACAACACTTGGTACACCTTTTGAAATTGATGCGAAGGGAAAGCTGCTATTCATTGAAGATATTGACGAAGAACCGTATAAAATTGATCGCATGATGCAGCACCTCACCTCTGCTGGCAAATTGGATGATGCGGCTGGATTCATCATTGGAGACTTTCATCAATGTGAACCAAAAAAGAAAAACCAGTCTTTAACTTTGGAACAGCTGTGGGAAACCTATATTGTGCCGCAAAAGAAGCCTGCACTCGGCGGCTTTCGGATCGGTCATTCATCGCCGAACTTTGCCATTCCAATGGGTGTGCAGGCTACACTAGATGCGGCAGGGAAAAAACTGCACATTTCTCCAGGCGTTGCAGCGAAAGAGGTGATCAAATGAAAATCGTGGATATTCATACATGCAGAACGAGTGTACCGCTAAAAAAGCCTTTCAAAACCGCTTTAAGAACGGTGTATGACGCAGCATCTCTGATCGTCATTATCACATATGATCAAGGTGACGTCAGCTATGGAGAGGCAGTTCCAACATCGGTGATTACAGGAGAAACGCTGGAAAGCATCGACTATGCCATCTGTGAAGTGATCAGGCCCATTTTGCTCGGAGTTTCCTTGGCAGAGTATGAACAAATCTTTTCTGCTATGAACCGCGTGCTCGCAAGCAACACAAGCGCAAAGGCTGCAATTGATATGGCCATTTATGATGGCTTAGCAAAGCAGGCAGAACTTCCGCTTTATCAATACCTTGGCGGATATCGTCATCAGCTCGAAACCGATTATACGGTCAGTGTAAACCGTCCACTTGAGATGGCAGAAGATGCGAAACAATACGCTGCTGAAGGCTTTCAGACGTTAAAGATCAAAGTAGGAAAAGATGACATACACACGGATATTCAGCGGATCAAGCGGATTCGAGAAAAAGTCGGGCCGGACATCCAGATCAGGCTCGACGCAAACCAGGGCTGGATGTGGAAGGAAGCGATCACAGCCATTCGAAAAATGGAAGAGCTGAATATTGAACTAGTAGAACAGCCAGTGCCGAAAGAAGATATTGAAGGCCTGCGCCGTGTGACAGAAGCAACTGATACATTGATTATGGCAGACGAAAGCATTTTTAGTTTTCATGATGCAATCAAGGTGCTTGAAACGAGAAGCTGTGATCTCATCAATTTAAAATTAATGAAATCAGGCGGCATAAAAGAAGCATTAAAAATCAATGCCCTGGCCGAAGCATACGGTGTTCAGTGCATGGTTGGCAGTATGATTGAGTCAAAGCTTGGTATTACAGCCGCCGCACATTTCGCCGCAAGCCAGCCGAATATCACCCGCTGTGATTTTGATGCCCCGCTTATGCTGAAAGAGGACATGATAGACGGGGGAATCGTGTACAAAGGTAAAGATATATTTTTACCGCTGCATCATGGGTTAGGCATTCAAGGGGTGAAAGGAGTCTCATGATGATATATGAATCAAAGGTTCCAGTCGCTAACGTATGGACAGCGCCGCAGTCTCCGAGAGAAATCGATCGAAAGGTACTTCAGGACTCCATCAACATCCAAGAGTGGATTGACCAGCAAACATATGAAGAGAAATTGGCTTTATGTGAAGAAAATTTGATTCAGTCTCAAGTACTGCTCGGCGAACGAGTGATTGGATTAGAAGAGACAGATGGCTGGATGAAAGTCGTCATACCGCAACAGGCCAGCCGGAAACATCCGCAAGGCTATCCAGGCTTTATACCTACTGAGCAATTAAACGAAGTAACAGAGGGAAGTGCGTCAGCGGCATCTCTTATTGTTTGTCAGAAAAAAGCCGCGCTATATCAAAACGGGGAACCCGATATGGAGATTAGTTTTTTAACAGAGCTGCCAGCAGTCAAAGAGACCGGTGATCAATATCATGTAGTCACCCCAGTAGGTTTAAGAGAAATCAAGAAAGAGGATGTACGCCCAGTTTCACATGCTTACTCTTTGACCGGTAAAGATGTCGTAGACGCAGGCAAACATTTTATTGGCCTTTCTTATTTATGGGGAGGCATGAGCAGCTTTGGCTATGATTGTTCAGGCTTTGCTTACAGCATGTACAAAGCGTGCGGATATCTTTTGCCGAGAGACGCAAGTGACCAAGCAGTTCAAGGAACGCCGGTTACATCAAGCCATTTAGAACCAGGCGACTTGCTGTTTTTTGCAAATGAAAACGGAAAGGGAGCGGTCCGCCATGTAGGGATTTACGCTGGGAATGGGATGATGCTTCATTCGCCTAAAACAGGCAGACAAATTGAGCTGCTTGCCCTTTCTGGCACTTCATATGAAAAAGAATGGGCAGGTGCGAGGCGTTATTTACCAAGCGAGAGGAGGAGCGATCATGACTGTTGAACCACTTTTACAAGTAAACAACCTCAAAAAACATTTTCATTTATCAAAAGGAAGAACCTTAAAAGCGCTGGATGGCGTCTCTTTTCAGCTGAAACAAGGTGAAACCTTTGGTCTCGTTGGTGAATCGGGCTGCGGCAAATCCACACTTGGAAAAGTACTCATGCGTCTTTATGAACCAACAGATGGTGAAGCCTTATATGAAGGGAAAAGTCTTCACGATCTTTCTAAAAAAGAATCATTTGATTTCAACCGGCAAATGCAAATGGTCTTTCAAGATCCATATTCCTCCTTAAATCCAAGACTGTCAGTAAAAGATATTGTGCTTGAGCCAATGGAGATTCATCAGCTTTACGGCAGTCAAAAGAAAAGGATTGCCCGCGTGAAAGAACTGCTCGAAGCCGTAGGATTAAGCGATGATTTTGCCACCCGCTATCCCCATGAATTTAGCGGAGGCCAGAGGCAGAGAATCGGCATTGCAAGAGCACTTGCCTTAGCGCCAAAGTTTATTGTGGCAGATGAGCCGATTTCTGCACTAGACGTCTCCGTTCAAGCACAGGTCGTGAATCTGCTGAAGAAACTGCAAAAAGAGGAAGGATTAACTTTTCTTTTTATTGCACATGACTTGTCGATGGTGAAATATATCAGTGACCGGATTGGTGTCATGTATTTAGGTCATCTCGTCGAATTGACAACGAGTGATGCATTATATCAAACACCGCTTCATCCATATACACAAGCCTTACTGTCTGCTATCCCTATTCCAGATCCTGACATAGAAGGCAAGCGCAAAAGGTTCATTTTAAAAGGAGAAATTCCAAGTCCTGTGAACCCGCCAAGCGGCTGTGTATTTCGAACAAGATGTCCTGCCGCAATGGATGTGTGTGCTGAAAAAAAGCCAACATTACAAGCAGTGGAAGAAGGACATGAAGTCGCCTGTCATTTATACAATAGAAAATAGGAAAAAACCTAGCAAGTAGACAAGCTGTTCTACACGCTGGCTTTTTTATTGGATGAACGACGAATAGGCAATGTGCAGCATCTGAAAGAGCCGCCAGATTTAATAATTTCAGAAAAGTCGACTTCAATAACGGTGTACCCGTGAGCGCTTAATGCAGCATTTGTTTCTGGGTTGCTGGGCAGGCTGATCACTTTTTTCTGCCCAATGGATAAAACATTTGGTCCAAGTGTGAATTGCTCTTGTTCGCTGATTTCAATCAAATCATAATACGTTTTGAGCAGCTGGAGATCCTTTTGCTTAAACGCTTCAGGATAAATGATGATCTCGTTATGAGACAGAATATTCATCACACAATCAAGATGCAAAATGTGAGGAGGAAGGTGAACCGGAATGATGTCGTGATCCGGCAGTTCCTTTTTGAGCTGGTAGATAGCGGCTGGACTAGTTCTTTTGCTCGTGCCAACAAACACACGGTTCTGATCCACAAGCACATCGCCGCCTTCAATCGTTCCGTCTGTCAAAGTGACAGCTGACCACCCTTTTGCTTGTGCCCATTCTTTTAGGTATTGTTCTTCCCCTTGCCGAACCGGAGCGGCCATACTTGAAACAAACAGTGTATGTCCAATCGTAAACCCAATATCCCGAGTGAAGACTTGCTCAGGGAAACGGTCATTCGCCGGAATCAGGATGGGCCGTACTTGATTCTCTTTAAGGGTTTGGATCAATTGCTTATGCTGAGCGACTGCTTTCATTTGAGAAATATTTTCTTTCGCAAAATGTTTCTGGGTTTCGTTAATAATTTGTTTGATTTCCATATAAATAGGACTGCATAAAAGAACTTCTTCTAAATCGTCGTATTCACTCATGCATTGCGGCATTTTGTATAATTGCTCTGCTCTCATAGAATCCATCAAATGGCCTCCTTGTTCATTCATAGTTCTATTATTCCTTCTTCTAGCCATGGTTGAAACATTTCCGAAAGAAAATCTCTCACATAAGACTAAAGCAAAAAGTTTAGACAAACCTAAAAGAATAGTGTTTAATAAAAATCGTTCCGCATCCATGAAAACAGCAAAAAGGAGCTATGATGATGAGTGAAGAAAATTTCAAATACTGCAAGGAATCGAAAGTTGTTAAAACCAGCAGGGTATTCCCTCTTGATACGAATAACCACGAAACGTTATTTGGCGGAAAATTAATGAGTTATATAGATGACATTGCCTCTATTTCGGCAGCAAGGCACAGCCGCAGTGAAACGGTCACAGCTTCTATGGATTCTGTTGACTTTTTAGAGCCGATTGGACAAAAGGAATCAGTATGCTTGGAATCTTATGTCACATGGGTTGGCACGTCTTCTATGGAAGTGTTCGTCAAAGTCATTAAAGAAAACTTGATGTCTGGAGAACGCAGACTCGCAGCGACTTCATTTCTGACATTTGTCTCATTAGATGAAAACGGAAAGCCTAAACGAGTCCCGCAGGTGATGCCGGAAACAGAGGAAGAGATCATGCTTCATCAAACAGCGAAACAGCGGGCAGAGGAAAGAAAAAGCCGCCGAAAGCATAGTAAGGCGCTTGCTGACGCACTTGGGACAGATAAGCCTTGGGCGTAAAAATCACCCTTTAAGCGGTGATTTTTTTCTGGAATGGTATCCTGCATGGCAAGATAGTGTGTGGTAAGATAAAGCTATCTTGTGATGCAAGGTACTGGAATCGGAGGGAGAATTATGACAACATCCACACAAATGCTAAAAGGAATTTTAGAAGGCTGCCTGCTGTCGATTATTTCTGAGGGTGAAATTTATGGGTATGAAATGACGAAGAAGCTCGCGTATTATGGGTTTGATCAAATAAGTGAAGGCAGTATCTATCCGATTTTGCTGCGTATGCAAAAGGAGCAGCTGGTGACCACCGTCACAAAAGCGTCAGCAAGCGGGCCGAAAAGGAAATACTATACACTCACACAAGCGGGAGAACGAGCGCTGACAGAGTTTATTGCCCGCTGGGAAGAGCTTTCAAAACATGTAAACCGCTTATTACAAAAAGGGAAGTGAGATTATCGTATCAAAAGAAACACGACACATTCTACTAGAGCTGCAACTTTATCTCATATCAAAGGGAAAAAATCAGGATGAGATTGATGAGCTGATGGATGAACTGACAGCACATGCGGTTGAAGCTGAGAAAGACGGGAAAACAGGGGAGGATGTGTTCGGCGGAGATCCGCGGAGCTTTGCTGATGAACTCTCAAATGAGCTGTCGGGAAATCATAAAGACTGGGTTCCGTTTGTCAGTGCTTTTTTAATTGGATCACTTTTTTACATGATGTTAGCAGATGCCATCAGTCAAAGTTTATCGTATTCTTGGTATGCACTTATTGGTTATCTGCTGATTATAGTGGCCAATGTGATCATGACCATTGTGATGTTTAGAGCTTCTGCCTTTCAGACAAGCAGGAGGGCATTCTTTTCCTTTTGGATATTAGGTGTTTTTCAGATGACAGCCCTGATCACAGTGAAATTATTGGACCAAAAACTTGGTACACCTTTATTTGTGCTGACCTCGAGCCAAAGATGGGGATTCATTCTTCTTTTGCTGCTGTGTATTGTCTTATTGAATGCCATATTAAAAGCGAATATGGTGTCGCTCATTCCGCTGATCTTCTTCGGTCCGCAGCTCCTATTCGAGTGGCTCGGATGGACATCACCTCTCATGCTTCTTTTCACAAGTCTGCTATCCATTGTCATTTTAGTTTTGCTCACGATTGTGTTTTTACGGAAAACAAACAAGAAAAATGAACACACAATGTAAATAGAAAAAATCTTTTGCGATGTATTTTTCTTTTTCTAAAAAAATGTAGAAATGGAATTGTGTTTTTCATTACAATAGGGAGAGGACAAAAATGAAAAGGGGTTCTGTTTTTGGATATTGTATGGGGATATGTACTTGTTTTTGTATTGGCTGCTTTGCCTTTTTTTGAAGTGATTGGTGTCGTTCCATTCGCAATCTTAAGTGGGCTGCATCCTGTGACAACGGCTGTGATTGGATTCATCGGCAATTTTTTCACAGTCTTGCTTGTCATTGTGTTTGTGGACTGGTTTAAAGCATGGCGGTTAAAGAGAAAAAAAGAGAAAGGTAATGAAAAAGAAGATAAAAAGCAGCTGCGGGTGAGAAAAATTTGGGAACGATACGGTCTGCCTGGATTAGCGCTCATTGGTCCTTTTATCATCGGCAGTCATTTGGCGGCCTTGATGTGCATGAGCTTCGGAACGAAAAGAAAGCAAGTCGCGGTGTGGATGACCGTCAGTTTAATGATGTGGACAGCGCTGGCAGCAAGTTTAACCGGTGCGGGCTTCCATTACTTTGCCCCAGATTCAAATGGATTGTTCGGAGATATTTTTAGCAAGTAAAAAGAAGGATCATTAATGACACATCAAACAAGGACAGTGCTTGAAGGAACATGATGCGTCATTTTTATATGATGAGCCGTTCCAAGATGAAGAAGTGATGAAGTATTTATCCTTTTTTGAAGGATAAATAGCAGACAAAAGAGTGGATTGCATGGAATTTAAAAAAATGACCGAATGTACCACACCTCTCTATGGATCATCGAAGATAAAGCGGAATTGTCTTGTGAAACATTGAAGGACAAACGGAGCTTGAGATCGGCTATATGCTAGAGAAAACGGTGTGGGCGAATGGCTATGCTGCTGAGTCCGCAAAAGGGATGGTCAGCTTCATTGTTCCTGAGAATGAAGCGTCGGTGAAGGTCGCTTTAAAAATGGGCAGTAATAAAAAATAAATGGATCGTCATATATGCTCGCGAAACAGCCCGCAAATCTTCTTTATCAGTTGACCTGTTTCTAACACTTCGTATACGGCTGTCCCATAAAATTTCTTTCGAAAAATGAACATGTATATTTGCATGTGGAAAGCAAAGCGGTAGACCGGTATTTCGGGGTGTGATACAATTTTGACATACAGAATCTGCTCTAATTGGTTTTCTAGGGTTCCGTGCGGGTGGCGCAGTCTGGACCGAGAGAAAACACATAGGGTCTAGACAATAGACCGTATGGACACGGAGGGATAAAAGCCCGGGAGATTTGATCAAACGATCGATTTCCGGGCTTTTTTTGTTGGTTGGAATCGTTCAGAAAGGAAGGAATCAGATGAAATGGGGAAATGTTTTGATTGCGGCGATCTTTGAAGTCGGCTGGGTGATGGGGTTGAAATATGCGGACTCTCTATTGGAATGGGGCGCAACCATCGTTTGTATTGTCGTCAGCTTTTATTTACTCCTGAAAGCCACGACTGAACTTCCAGTTGGCACACTTTACGCTGTTTTTACCGGGCTCGGTACAGCAGGTACTGTCATAGTAGGTATGGTAATGGGGGAGCCGGTACAGCTAGTGAAATTACTTTTAATCATGGTGCTTTTAAGCGGTGTATTAGGGCTCAAACTGACCACAGGTGAAAAGAAAGGAGAGACTGAATCATGAGCTGGCTTTTACTCATTGGGGCAGGCATTTTAGAAATGCTTTGTGTCACTATGATGAATCAATTCCAGAAAGACCGGCATGGCAAATGGATTGTATTCATTGCAGCTGGATTTTCGCTGTCCTTTCTCATGCTCTCTCTTGCGATGAATACAATCCCAATGGGAACGGCGTACGCCGTTTGGACTGGCATTGGAGCCGCTGGAGGAGCCATTGTCGGAATGCTGTTTTATGGTGAGTCGAAGGACGCAAAACGTATTTTCTTTATCGCGCTGATTTTATCTGCGGCGGTCGGGTTAAAAATCATTGAATAAAAAAGGATGGCATCAATCTGCCAGCCTTTTTGTTACATCGAATGACGGTTGGAATCGTTTTCATTTTTGCGGTAAAGCTGACTCACTAGAAGAAAACAGACACCAAATGTGAGCAAAGGAATAAGTCTCTCACCGGCCATAAAAAGATAAATTCCTGTGATCAAACATACGATGCCGAGCCAAAAGCTCACTTTACCAAACAAAGTCATGCTTTTCATCTCCACCACTCCTTTTGTCATAAAAGGTCTACTCACATTATATCATGCTAGGTACGGAATTGAATGAATATTCAATAAAAAATAGGCTCTACATTGCTTTTTCTCTTTCCAGTCCAGTATAATATTTCATTAGAATGAAAATGTAAATGAGGTCATGATACATGAGAACATTGATACATGAGAAACTTGAATTACACAGACAAAAGCACGAACAAAAAGGCAGATTACTTGTCAGCTGCCCGGATCAGCCTGGTATTGTATCAGCTGTTTCTTCCTTTTTATTTGAGCACGGAGCGAATATCATTGAATCCAGCCAATACACAACCGATCATGAAAGCGGCCGTTTCTTTTTAAGAATTGAATTTGATTGGAAAGACATCTCGGCGAATATGAATCAATTGAAAAATAGCTTTGAGACAATCGCAGCCTCATTTCAAATGACGTGGAGCATGTCGCGTGCAAGTGAGCTTAAAAAGCTGGCAATCTTTGTGTCAAAAGAGCTTCATTGTCTGCATGAGCTTCTATGGGAATGGCAAAGCGGAAATTTAATGGCTGAAATCGCAGTTGTGATCAGCAATCATGAAACGGCAAAAGATACAGTAGAAGCGCTTGGAATCCCATTCCATTTTGTAAAGGCGAACAAAGATATTCGCAAACAGGCTGAAAAAGAGCAGCTGGCCCTATTAGAAGAGTACGACATTGATGTGGTTGTGCTTGCTAGATACATGCAAATTTTAACGCCTGGATTCATTGAAGAGCATCCGAACAAAATCATTAATATTCATCATTCCTTCCTGCCGGCGTTTATTGGTGCAAACCCATACAAGCGGGCATATGAGCGGGGAGTCAAATTAATTGGTGCGACCTCTCATTATGTCACCAATGATTTAGACGAAGGGCCGATCATTGAACAGGATATTGAGCGTGTAGATCACCGTGATGATGCGGAAGCACTAAAAAATATTGGCAGGACAATTGAGCGCAGTGTGCTCGCACGTGCTGTCAAATGGCACCTTGAAGATCGAATTATTGTTCATGAGAATAAAACGATTGTCTTTAATTGAACGCTTGACTTTTCTTTAGCAATTGGTGATAATAAAAAAAAATTGACGAGCGTTGAAAAGGAATAGTAAGCAGGAACTGGTGCGTAAAGAGAGCAAATGATGTGCTGAAACATTTGCCGCAGACAGCTGCTGAACCTGCCCTTTGAGCCTTAGAGGAAAAATCTAAGCGCGTGCCTGGCGTTACAGGAGTTGAGTGGAATAAGCAGATCGCATGCTTATTCAATGAAGGTGGTACCACGGAAAGTCCCTTTTCGTCCTTTACATAAGGAGAAAAAGGGATTTTTTTTGTTTTGTGCCTAAGGTATAGCGGAGGGAATCAAGGATGAAAAAGCAAAGGATCGTCATAAAAATTGGCAGCAGTTCATTAACAGAGCAAAAAGGAGCCATTGATGAACAAAAGATCAGGGATCATGTAAGAGCCATAGCAAAGCTCAAAGAAGCACGTCA contains the following coding sequences:
- a CDS encoding ABC transporter ATP-binding protein, with product MKKVLQIIDLHVSFRTYGGSVQAVRGVNVDVYEKETLAIVGESGCGKSVTSQSIMRLLPAYSAHVDQGEIWFQDRNLLSLSEKEMRAIRGIDISMIFQDPMTALNPTLTIGDQLMEAAKEHQKLTKKEVKEAAIQMLDLVGIPQPKERLTQYPHQFSGGMRQRLMIAMALICEPKVLIADEPTTALDVTIQAQILELFKEIQRKTGVTIILITHDLGVVAQVADRVAVMYGGKMVETGTSQDIFYSPQHPYTKGLLQSVPRLDMKDELIPIEGSPPDLFAPPKGCPYTDRCPAAMKVCDHIMPHETQRSPTHTVHCWLQDERANQAILSSTQRGSF
- a CDS encoding peptide ABC transporter substrate-binding protein, translated to MRKKGWIISVCLFIIMLLAGCTANEQAGKGSSSNKNEKKVLTLNNENEPTSFDPPIGFNNVSWQGLNNLMEGLTRLNEKHEPSPAMAEKWEMSDGGKTYTFHLRDGIKWSNGDPVKASDFEYAWKRLLDPKTGSSASFLAYMIEGGEAFNSGKGKKEDVKVSAENDKTLKVTLAYPQKSFLNMTANPAFFPVNEKVAEKNPNWAKDAETFVGNGPFQLTEWKHDESFIMEKSKTYWDKRTVKLDQVKWLMISDRNTDYQMYQSGDLDTAFVPAEQSENLLKNKDVQIEDQAGLFFYRLNVNMEPFQNKNIRKAFQMAVNPQDIVEYVTKNKEKPARAFVSPGILDSKGEDFREAGGDLVKQDTSEAAKLLEKGLKEENYSKLPPVTLTYSTKPENKKKAEAIQQQLKEALGVDVKLANMEANVFAEDQKALKFQFSQSSFLADYADPINFLESFQSGNAMNRTGWSNDTYDQLMKKASQEADEQKRNSILHDAEALLIEEAPIIPIHFYNQVQLQKEGVKGIVRHPVGYIDLKWAQVDGE
- a CDS encoding LD-carboxypeptidase, yielding MNQLPAALQTGDTVGIIAPASPPDELTLAKGIAFLESLGLKVKKGKYLGRRYGYLAGRDHERVEDLHGMFQDPEVKAVICACGGYGTGRLAEAIDYDLIRRNPKIFWGYSDITFLHTAIQQQTGLVTFHGPMLSSDVGLEEVHPYTKDTFLQLFTPKTFTYTHHFSPLYTFYPGTASGDIIGGNLALIVTTLGTPFEIDAKGKLLFIEDIDEEPYKIDRMMQHLTSAGKLDDAAGFIIGDFHQCEPKKKNQSLTLEQLWETYIVPQKKPALGGFRIGHSSPNFAIPMGVQATLDAAGKKLHISPGVAAKEVIK
- a CDS encoding dipeptide epimerase, which gives rise to MKIVDIHTCRTSVPLKKPFKTALRTVYDAASLIVIITYDQGDVSYGEAVPTSVITGETLESIDYAICEVIRPILLGVSLAEYEQIFSAMNRVLASNTSAKAAIDMAIYDGLAKQAELPLYQYLGGYRHQLETDYTVSVNRPLEMAEDAKQYAAEGFQTLKIKVGKDDIHTDIQRIKRIREKVGPDIQIRLDANQGWMWKEAITAIRKMEELNIELVEQPVPKEDIEGLRRVTEATDTLIMADESIFSFHDAIKVLETRSCDLINLKLMKSGGIKEALKINALAEAYGVQCMVGSMIESKLGITAAAHFAASQPNITRCDFDAPLMLKEDMIDGGIVYKGKDIFLPLHHGLGIQGVKGVS
- a CDS encoding C40 family peptidase, translated to MIYESKVPVANVWTAPQSPREIDRKVLQDSINIQEWIDQQTYEEKLALCEENLIQSQVLLGERVIGLEETDGWMKVVIPQQASRKHPQGYPGFIPTEQLNEVTEGSASAASLIVCQKKAALYQNGEPDMEISFLTELPAVKETGDQYHVVTPVGLREIKKEDVRPVSHAYSLTGKDVVDAGKHFIGLSYLWGGMSSFGYDCSGFAYSMYKACGYLLPRDASDQAVQGTPVTSSHLEPGDLLFFANENGKGAVRHVGIYAGNGMMLHSPKTGRQIELLALSGTSYEKEWAGARRYLPSERRSDHDC
- a CDS encoding ATP-binding cassette domain-containing protein, whose amino-acid sequence is MTVEPLLQVNNLKKHFHLSKGRTLKALDGVSFQLKQGETFGLVGESGCGKSTLGKVLMRLYEPTDGEALYEGKSLHDLSKKESFDFNRQMQMVFQDPYSSLNPRLSVKDIVLEPMEIHQLYGSQKKRIARVKELLEAVGLSDDFATRYPHEFSGGQRQRIGIARALALAPKFIVADEPISALDVSVQAQVVNLLKKLQKEEGLTFLFIAHDLSMVKYISDRIGVMYLGHLVELTTSDALYQTPLHPYTQALLSAIPIPDPDIEGKRKRFILKGEIPSPVNPPSGCVFRTRCPAAMDVCAEKKPTLQAVEEGHEVACHLYNRK